The nucleotide sequence TAGAGTTTTTAGTTTTATAATAAGCAGGAGAAAGCTTAACAACTATACTTATAATGTAGAGATATTTACAAAGTCCAGCAGTTTTACAGTTAGTGCACTGTTAGATACAGGAAATGAATTAAAGGAACCAATTACTAATCTTCCTGTGATTATAGTAGAGAAAAGCGCGGTATCAGATATTGATACCAGCCTGTATGAAAAGCTATATATACCTTATAAAGTAGTAAGTGGACAAGCAAGTTTTCTGGAAGCCTTTAAACCGGAAAAAGTTAAGATAAGCTACGACAAGGATAATTTTCAGTATAAAAATGCCGTAATCGGGATTAGCGATATAAAATTAAGTGAATTCAATGAATATCAGGCACTATTATCAAGAGACATTATATGAGGGGTGGAGAAACTATGATGGGATTATTATCATTTTTCAGTAAGTTAGTATTAAAAATAAAATTTCTTTACAAGAGGCTTTACTACATAGGTGGAAACGATGCACTACCCCCGCCACTTTCAAAGGAAGAGGAAGATTCCCTGGTAATAAAACTGGTGGAAGGCGACGAAAGTGTCCGGTCCGTTTTAATAGAACGAAATTTAAGACTGGTTGTCTATATAGCAAGAAAATTTGAAAATACTGGAGTTGGTGTTGAGGATCTAATATCAGTGGGTACAATTGGACTAATAAAAGCTGTAAATACCTTCGATCCTGAGAAAAAAATTAAATTAGCTACTTATGCTTCCAGATGTATAGAGAACGAAATACTAATGTATCTTAGAAGAAATAGCAAGGTCAAAGCCGAAATTTCCTTCTATGAGCCACTTAATATAGATTGGGACGGCAATGAACTGTTATTGTCCGATATTCTGGGAACTGAAAATGATATAGTATATAATCTTATAGAAGATGAAATTGACAAGCAGCTATTGGTACTGGCTATGAAAAGACTCAATGAAAGAGAAAAGGAAATTGTAAGCTTAAGATTTGGACTTAATGGCAGCGGGGAAAAGACCCAAAAGGAGGTTGCTGATATGCTGGGCATATCCCAATCCTATATTTCAAGGCTTGAAAAGAGAATCATTAAAAGGTTAAAGAAAGAAATAAATAAAATGATATAGTTTGTCTTTAGTATAAAAAGGCGCTTCCCAGGAGATAATTTTAAATGCAATTACTCTAAAGGGGCGATGACTTGATGATGATTAACAAGGTTGAAATATGTGGTGTAAATACCTCAAAGCTCCCGGTGTTAAAAGAACCCGAAATGCGGGCTCTATTGGAGGAGATGAAAAAAGGCAATAGTGAAGCCCGGGAAAAGTTCATAAAGGGTAACCTCAGATTAGTATTGAGTGTAATTCAAAGATTTAACAATAGAGGAGAAAACGTTGATGATTTATTTCAGGTAGGCTGCATCGGGTTAATGAAAGCCATTGATAATTTTGATTTGAGCCAGAATGTACGATTTTCTACATATGCAGTGCCTATGATTATTGGTGAGATAAGAAGATACTTAAGGGATAACAACTCTATAAGAGTTAGCCGTTCACTGCGAGATATAGCATACAGAGCTCTTCAAGTGCGAGACAAAATGGTAAATGACAACAACAAAGAACCTACAATCTCTGAGATTGCTAAGGAGTTAAAGGTACCAAGAGAAGAGGTTGTCTTTGCGCTTGATGCTATTCAAGATCCGGTTTCCCTTTTTGAGCCAATTTATCATGATGGTGGCGATGCCATATATGTGATGGATCAAATAAGCGATAATAAAAACATGGATGAAAGTTGGTTGGAGAATATATCTATAAAAGAGGCAATGAAAAAACTTAATGACAGAGAAAAGCTTATCTTGACATTGAGATTCTTTGACGGTCGTACCCAAATGGAAGTAGCAGATGAAATAGGAATATCCCAGGCTCAAGTATCGAGATTGGAAAAGACAGCCTTAAGGCATATGAGAAAATATGTTTAAACTTATTATTTATTTACAGGACTGTATCAAGGGGAGAAGCTTGATATGGTCCTTTTTTATCTGAAAAGAATTTAAGAGGGTTGTTTAAGAGAATGTGTTCTATACAATGGTATCTATGAATCATTGATTGGAATGTCAATTTTAGAAAATATATATGGCATCCAGGTTTTTAATGATTAAATGCATAGCTTATTAATTTTGCACATATATTTTAATGAGATTTTTATAAACGAAGGGGGTAGGTTTAAGTGGATAACAATAGCAATATGTACTCCATAAACAATTTAAGGGTAATGGAAGTAATCGACATAAATACCGGTGCTAAAATTGGATATATAAAGGATATTAAGATAGATTGTGATGAATATAGAATTGAGTCTTTGCTGCTTCCTATGCAAAAAAGCTCCTGGTTTGGAAAGCAGAACATGCTGGAAATACCCTGGTCTAAAGTTAAAAAGGTAGGGATAGATGTAATCCTTGTGGATGCTGATAGTACAGCCGGTGCAGAGTGATTTTCTGATAGAAGTATAAATGCAAGCTGTTGTTGCATGGAATAGTTGTAAGAAATTGTGAAATATAATATTAATGGGTAGTTAGACAGGCTTTAAGTGGTCTGTCTATTTATTTTAAGACAAAGCAAACTGTTTAAAATATTATTGTAAGCTTTATCACATTTATGCGATAATGTAATAAAAGCTTTTGAGAGGTGTGATAGCATATGAAGTGTCCTTACTGCGGATTTGAGGAAAGTAAAGTTGTGGACTCCAGATCTACAGAAGATAATATGTCCATAAGAAGAAGGCGTGAATGTCTCAGCTGTGCAAAGAGATATACTACCTATGAAAAGATAGAGGACTTACCTATATTAGTCATAAAGAAAGATCAAAGAAGGGACTATTTCGATAAATCAAAAATAATAAACGGGCTTATAAAGGCTTGTGAAAAAAGGCCTGTATCAAGGGCGCAAATTGAGTCAATTGCTGAAGACGTAGAAAAGAGAATAAGTAATCAGATGCTTACAGAAGTAAAGTCCGAGTATATTGGCGAGGTAATAATGGAGAACCTAAAAAATATAGATGAAATAGCATATGTGAGATTTGCTTCCGTCTATAGACAATTTAAGGATGTCAATACCTTTATAGAAGAGATAAAAAAGCTTATGTCTACAAAATAGGTATGTTAAATTGTCGTTAACTAGGTTAAATCTATATATATAGGCTTGCAATGGATAATTAATTTATGCAACAATATATTATGAGGTTGATTCAATGAAAATAGATTATATGGATGGATTTCAATACATCAAATTTGTTCAGGGGAAGGCAAATATCATATTTTTTACTGCATATAATGATGCGGATTTTAATATGATATCTGATAACTTTACCAATAATATCAATAAGGTTCAAGAAATGTTTGGCCTTAGGGATGTAGGCTACTCCAAGCAGGTACACGGTGATGTCATAAATATATATGACGGCTCGGTGAAATGTGGAGATGCCATACTTACAAAGGAAAAGCGAGTAGCAATAGGCGTATTTACTGCAGACTGTGTTCCGGTGATTATATACGATGCTGCACGGGACTTATGTGCAGCAGTACACAGCGGCTGGAAGGGAACTTACAGCCAAATTTCCTACAGCACAATAAATAAAATGATGCAGGAATTTGGATCTAAGGCCGAAGATATTTCTGTCTATATTGGACCCCATATGAGGTGCTGCTGCTATGAGGTAGGACAGGAGTTAATGGATAAATTTACTTCGGATGATTTGTATAAATCAGATGAAATAGTAGTAGATAGAAGGCTTAATTTAGCTAAGTGTATAGAGCTGCAGTGTATAAAATCCGGTGTAAGCAAAGATAAAATCTATGATGTAAACTTGTGTACCGGATGCTCTGAAAGAACATCGGGCATTAAGCTTCATTCCTTTAGGACAAGGAAAGACCAAAGCGGCAGATTATTTTCACTAGTATATATGGAAGAATAAATGGAGGTTTTTTATGCCGGAAGAAAAAATTTTAGTGGTAGACGATGAGGCAAATATTTTAGAACTGATAAGATTCAATTTGGAGAACAATGGTTATAAGGTATTAACGGCCCAAAATGGTGCGGAAGCCCTAAAAATAGCAAAGACAGAGCAACCAAGCTTGATGCTTTTAGACTTGATGCTTCCCGGTATGGATGGTTACGATGTTTGCAAGGAAATAAGAAGAGATAAGCAAATGTCTCAGATTCCCATCATTATGATAACTGCAAAGGGCGAGGAGATTGATAAGATTTTGGGCCTGGAGCTGGGGGCTGATGACTATATTACAAAGCCCTTTTCCATAAGAGAGCTCATGGCCAGAGTTAAAGCTGTACTGAGGAGAACCAGCGTTCAACCTAATGATGACTCCTATAAATTTGGCAACATTACAGTAGACTTTCAGAAACATGAGATCCTCAAAAAAGGTGAAAAACTGGAACTGACCTTAAAGGAATTTGAGCTTCTGGAAATATTAATAAAAAACAAGGGCCACGTCATGACCCGGGACTTTCTGTTAGATAAGATATGGGGTTATGAATACATTGGAGAAACCAGAACCGTGGATGTGCATATAAGACATCTTAGGCAGAAGATTGAGGAGGATGACAAGAATCCTGTGTATATAGAGACCATAAGAGGAATAGGTTATAGATTTAACTTTGGTGATTGACATGAAAAAGAAGCTTATGTTTTTTATACTCTCTACCATAGTATTTTGCCTGGCCCTAACTATAGCCCTGTATGTCCTTATATCCAACTATGAATACACTGAAATCAAGAAAAAGGAACTTGCCTTGAATAATGAAATAATATCTAAGATTATTAAAGAGTATAAAATTGACATTAGTTCAGGTAAACTTCCTTTTTCTTCTGAGTTAGAGAAATATGATTATAGGCTTACTATCATTGACAAGGATGGCCACGTTATTTATGAAACTCAGAAAACCAGTGAATCTATGGAAAAGCATAATGAAAGTAGTGAAGTAACTGAAGCAAGAGCAAAAGGGTTAGGAATAAGTATAAGGTATAGTTCTAGCTTAAGAAAGAACATGATTTATGTTGCTACTAGGTTAGATGGGAACATTATTATTAGAAGCTCAAAACCTATTGAGACCTTAAGTGCAATCAATACCAAATATTTAAAGTACTATATTATATTGATAATAGTAATCTTGGCCATGACCCTTGCCATATCCTCCAGACTCTCCTATATCATTATAAAGCCCATAAAAGATTTACAGTATATAACTGGCAGAGTTGCTAAAGGGGAACTGGAAAAAAGAGTAGTGGTAACTTCCAAGGATGAAATCGGACAACTTGGAAAGACCTTTAACTACATGGCAAGTCGACTTCAGGACACTCTTAAGGACTTAGTAGATAAGCAGAATAAGCTGGAGGCTATACTAAAGAGCATGGACAGTGGAGTAATAGCCATAGATAGAAATAACCGTATAATGATGATAAACCCCTATGCAAAGAAGATATTCGGTATTGATAAGGATATTATCGGAAAAAAATTGGTTGATCATATAAAAGATCTGGTAATTGACGAGCTTCTCCATGGTGCGGACGGTTCACAGCGGGAAATTAGAGTATCATACCCCCATGAAAAGATTTTGAGGATAAGAACAGCGGAGTTAGTAAATAACAGTGAGCACATGGGAACAGTGGCTGTGGTGCAGGATATTACAGAAATAAAAAGACTGGAACATATGAGGTCGGATTTCGTGGCTAACGTGTCCCATGAATTAAAAACTCCATTAACATCTATTAAAGGCTTTGCGGAAACCCTCAAATATGTAGAGGACAAAGCCACTAAGGAGAAGTTCTTAGACATAATAAATGATGAGGCGGAAAGGCTCACCAGATTGATAAACGATATATTAACACTGTCAGATTTAGAGAACCATATAGAAGAAAGAAAAGAACTTATAGATGTTAAAGAAACAATAATGCAGGTATATAATTTAATGAAGCAAACCGCAGAGGATAAAACCATAAACCTTGAATTCGACTTACAGCAGGGATGTAGAATTTTAGGCAGTACTGATAAGTTCAAGCAAATGATGATTAACTTAGTGGACAATGCCATAAAATACTCCGAAACCGGCGACAACGTGGAGATTGGTTGCGCCCAGGAGGAAGAACATTGCGTAATTTGGGTAAAGGACAATGGAGTGGGTATACCTAAAGATCATATACCAAGAATTTTTGAAAGGTTTTATAGGGTTGACAAGGCCAGGTCCAGAGCCAAAGGAGGTACCGGCCTAGGCTTGGCCATAGTCAAGCACATTGTCATTGGCTTAAAGGGCACCATTGATGTTGAAAGTGAATTAGGTCAGGGTAGCAAGTTTACAATTAAAATACCGGTGGTATAGTAAAGAAATGGTTTTAAATCAACATTCTTTCGATAATTACTATACTTCCGACTTTAACTTGTATAGATAGGCATTGAGAGTTTCTGAACCAATGAGCATAGTAGCTATATAGAATACAACGAAGAAGGGCATTATGCTTATTGATGTTCTAGATGCAATTACTCCAAGCAGCGGCGGCAAGAAGGTGCTTCCCGTGTAGGCAAAGGCCATTTGGTAACCCATAAGCATTTGTGAGTTTTCCTTTCCAAAACGTACAGGAGTTTCGTGCAGCATGCAGGGATAAATAGGCGCGCAGCCTAGTCCCACTAGCATAAAGCCAAACAGGGAGAATATAGATGGCAGTGGTAGCAACAATAAGAGAGCACCACACAATGCTATAGTTTGTCCAGTACGGATCATCATGCGGTTACTCATTTTCAGAGTTAAAAATCCGCTGATAAATCGGCCAACCGTAATGCCGGTATAATAGAGAGATACCCAGCTGGCGGCAGTGGCTGCAGAGATATTCTTTACATTTACGAGGAAACTACTGCCCCATAATCCCATTGTGGATTCCGTACCGCAGTAAAATAAGAATGACACTAAGGCTAACTTAACTCCCTTAATTTTAAGAGGCTTTTGGGCCGCTTGGCCAACTGATGTGCTATCTGCAGCTTCTTCTGAACCAGATTCATTATTTTCAGAATCTCTTTCTGCTTTAATCCATAGGGGAAGGGCTGCTAAAAGTATCACAACCAATACAAATTGAATGATTGACACCGTCAGATATCCGTATCTCCAAGTCTGACCCTTTGAAATAAACCTGGACATAATTATAGGACCGATACTAGCGCCTACTCCCCAAAAGCAGTGCAGCCAACTCATATGGTAGGACTTGTAATGCAGGGCCACATAATTGTTCAAGGCAGTATCTACGGAGCCTGCTCCTAGGCCCAGTGGTATAGCCAACAATATAAGCCATATGAGAGATGGTGCAAAGGAGATACCTAAGAGGGCAGCAGCGGTCATTAAGCAGCTAATAAAGGCAATTTTACCGGTGCCTAAGGCTTTGATTACTCTACCACTTACAAAGCTGGAAACGATAGTCCCTCCTGCCACTATCATAGAAATCAAACCTGCCGCTTCAAATGGGGCATTAATATCTAAGTGCAGCAGTGGCCATGAAACACCCAGTAGTGAATCCGGCAGTCCTAAACTGATAAAGGATAAATAAATAATAACTAAAAAAAACGTAGCCATAAAATTTCTTCCACCTTTACTTATATTTTGGACTTTAATCTCTAATAATCTTAATACCTGAGAACATTGATTTTAAACCAAGAGTCTTTAAACCAAGAGTGTAATCTTCTTTCCAATTTTCCCGGATTCGCAAATCAGGCATATGTTCCATGGGAAAGTACTTTGAACAATTCTCTATGATTTCCAGCAGATCACTTTGATCAATATCCTTTTTACATAACACTATGTATTGGGGATTGATTATGGTGACGAAGGCAGTGATTAAGCGGCTAACAGCATCTATATCCAGCTTGGTCACACCATTTTGCCTTGTACGCTGGAAAAAGTTCTCCTTATCGTATATGGGAATGAAGCTAACTTCACCGGCAAAACAAGTGCTGCCTCTAACCACTTCTCCATTAATTAAAATGCCTGTACCTGGACCGTTATTACCAAGATAGAGATAGGTAATGGAAATATCATGAAGCTTTGCTTTACTATCCAAGGGCTCTTCAATTTTCAATGAAGTTTGTTTAAGTACTTCATGATAGCCGATAACAGCAGCGTTCATATCATTTTCTATGACCACCGGCAAATTGAAACGTTCTTCAAAATACTTCTTTAAGTTTACTCCTTTGAAAGCATCATAATCCGGTATAAAAAATATTTCTCCATTCTTTACCGCTCCCGGAACACCGATTGAAATGGAAGCAATGTTAGGATGCTCTTTCAATAATCCGGACACAATCATCTCAATACTATCCAGGGATTTGAGAAATTCACCATCTAGACGACCACTTATTAAGGTCTCACCAGTGCACTTATAAACAGAGTAGATAGTTTCCTTTTGCTCTAGAAATAGGGTAAGGCCAAGAATTTTCTCAGCATTGATGGAATACCGCATAGCTCGTCTTCCGCCGCTGGAATCATCATAACCTAATTCAATTATCTCTTCATTCTTTCGTAGTGTTTCCAATACTTTTCCCACAGTTGGAGAGCTTATGCCACAGTACTTACTCAGTTCTGCCTTAGTAGCACTGCCAAGCTCTAAAAGGGCAGAACGAATCATTTCTCTGTTGACTGTGGCCATCACTTTTGGTCTACCAGCCAAGTCTCTCAACATTACCACTTCCTAAATTAACTTTTAAAAGTATCTTTCATAAGTATAATTTATAATTATAATATCCATTAAACAATGGAGAAAATTATCCTTTCGAAGATAAACTTTGCATGAAATATGAATATAATACATGGGTTAATATAAAGATAAGAATAGATACTAGAAGAATAATAGTGAAAAATATTAATCACTGAATACACGGAATACGCGGAATTACGCTGAGGGACTCTTCTTTTTTATTTTAATATGACATGGATGTAAAATTGTTAAAACTACATTAATGCAATAACTTAAGCAAAGTTGACCTTGAAAAAAGAACTTCCGCGTATTCCGTGTCCTCCGAAAATTCCGTGTTTAGATTTTTTCGTGTGTCCATTGTCATTTCCTATTCTGTAAGCTTTTAATTTGTTGACTATATTGGTCAATTAAGGTATTATAACTAGTTGTATACTAATTTTAACGAGGTGACGCTATGTCAGCAAAAATAAGTAATATACATCCTGGGGGGATAGCTGAGGAGCTTGAGCTGGAAGTTGGGGATGTTATATTATCGATAAACGGCAATGAAATAAAGGATATAATTGATTATAGATTCTTAATGGCAGAAGAATATATAGAACTAGAGGTTCAAAAGCTCACTGGCGAGATTTGGACCTATGAAGTGGAAAAGGAATATGACGAGAACCTTGGAGTAGACTTTGAAAAATCTATTATGGATGAGGCTAAGAGATGCTCTAATAAATGTATATTCTGCTTCATCGATCAGCTGCCTCCAGGTATGAGGGACACCCTGTATTTTAAAGATGACGATTCAAGACTGGCCTTTCTTCAGGGGAACTTTGTAACCCTCACCAATATGAAGGATAGCGATATAGACAGAATTATAAAATATAGAATCAGTCCCATTAATATTTCTGTGCATACTACGGACCCTGAGCTTAGAAAGAAGATGCTCAATAACCGTTTTGCCGGCAATATATATGAAAGACTGCAAAAGTTAGCTGCCGCAAACATAAACATGAACACTCAAATTGTCAGTGTTCCCGGAATAAATAACGGAGAAGAACTTATAAAGACTATTGAGGACCTTTATAAGCTCCATCCTGCAATACAAAACGTTGCAGTGGTTCCGGTAGGTTCTACCAAGTACCGAGAAGGCTTGTATAATATAACCCTATATAATGCTGACAGTGCAAGGAAAGAAATTCATAGTGTCAGAAAGCTTCAGAAAAAGTACATAAAAGAAATTGGAGCACCCTTTGTGAGACTTTCAGATGAGTTTTATGTCTTAGCCGGGGAAGAAATACCTGACAGTGACTTCTACGAAGGCTTTGAACAGCTGGAGGACGGTGTTGGAATGATAAGGTTCCTAAGGGATAGCATAGAACAAACACTGCCCTATTTGAAAGATGAGGCTGAGGGAGAATATACCTTGGTTACCGGTGTTTTAGCCTATGAGGAGATAAAAAGCATGGCAAAGCTTATTATGGAAAAAAACAATAAGGTTAAACTTGATGTCAGAAAGATCATTAACCGGTTCTTTGGAGAGACCATAACTGTAGCAGGCCTCCTTACCGGTGGAGATATCATTGACCAGTTAAAGGATAATATCGGACCGGGCAAGATAATCATACCCGTTAACATGCTAAGAAGCGGGGAATCTGTTTTTCTGGATGATTTGACCATACATGATTTAGAAGAGGCCTTGGGAAGAAAAGTTATAAAATGTGAATATACCGGGGAAGATCTAATAGACATAATCAATAATAATGGCCAGGTGTGTAAAGAAACAAAGACAGCCGGTGGAGCAGAAATTGATAATTTATACATGCAGAATAAGGAATACAAAAGGGAGGAATAGCAATGGGAAAACCAATAGTTGCAATCGTGGGAAGACCCAATGTAGGTAAGTCAACTTTATTTAATAAATTGGCGGGAAAGAGAATATCAATAGTACAGGATACACCTGGGGTAACAAGAGATAGAGTATATGCCGAAGCAGAATGGCTTAGATACAACTTTACAATTATAGATACGGGTGGTATAGAACCGGAAAGTGAAGACATCATAGTAAGCCAAATGAGAAGACAGGCGCAGATTGCCATTGAGACTGCAGATGTAATAATATTTATCGTGGACGGTAAGGAAGGTCTTACCGGGGCAGATAAAGAGGTTGCTCAAATGCTGAGAAAGAGCAAGAAGCCTATAGTTTTAGTTGTAAATAAGGTAGATTCTCTGAAGGAAGAAAACAATGCCTTCGAGTTCTATAACTTAGGCATAGGGGATCCTATTACAATTTCCGCTTCTCAGGGTTTAGGCTTGGGAGATATGCTGGATAAGGTTGTTGAACATTTTGGAGATATTGATGATGAAGCGGTTGACGATGAGATTATCAGAATAGCCTTTATGGGCAAACCAAATGTGGGAAAGTCTTCCTTGATAAATAGGCTTTTGGGAGAAGAGAGAGTAATAGTAAGTGATGTTCCCGGAACTACAAGAGATGCGGTGGATAGTTATCTGGAAACAGAGCTAGGAAAGTTCATACTTATCGATACCGCAGGTCTTCGACGTAAGAGTAAGGTTAAGGAAGAAATAGAGAGGTACAGTGTAGTAAGAACCCTGGCAGCTATCGAAAAGGCAGATGTGTGTATCTTGATGATAGATGTAGAGGAAGGTGTAACTGAACAGGATGAAAAAATCGTTGGCTATGCCCATGAAATGAACAAAGCCATAATGGTTATAGTGAACAAGTGGGATCTTGTTGAAAAAGACGATAAGACCATGGACAAATACAAAAAAGAACTAGAGATGAAATTAAAATTCTTAAACTATGCCTCATACCTGTTTATTTCAGCAAAAACTGGCCAAAGAGTGCATAAGGTCCTTGAAATGGCTAAAGAGTGCTATGACAATTACTGCAGAAGAATTTCAACGGGTATATTGAATGAGGTTATAAACAAAGCTGTACTTATGAAGGAACCTCCAGTAGTTGGTGTAAAGCGACTCAAAATATACTATGTTACTCAGGTAGGTATAAAACCACCAACTTTTGTTTTCTTTGTAAATGACTATAAGGCTCTTCATTTTTCCTATGAAAGGTATCTTGAAAATCAGTTAAGAAGCAGCTTTGATTTTAAAGGTACCGGAATAAAACTACAATTCCGTGAAAGGAACGAAAAAAATGATTAAGGTGGCATTAATTGGTGGGGGGAGCTTTGGAACAGCTCTAAGTATGCTTTTAGGTAAAAAAGGCTACAAGGCAGAACTTTGGGACAGAGACTTAGAAGTTATTGAAGAAATAAATACTAAAAGAACCAATGAGAGATATTTAAAGAAGATTGCTATTCCGGAAAATGTCTTGGCCTCCAACGATATGAAAGCAGTTATAGGCGGGGCAGAATATATAGTGCTTGCGGTACCATCTCATGTTATTAGGCTTATATCAAAACAGATTAGGGAATTGGTAAAGCCCGGTCAGATAATTGTCAGTATTGCAAAGGGCATAGAGGAGACTTCCTTAAAGAGGTTGTCAGTGGTCATCAGTGAGGAGCTTCCTGAAAATGACGTCGTAGTACTTTCTGGTCCCAGCCATGCTGAAGAGGTAGCTACAGAATCCCCTACAACCATGGTTGTTACATCTACTAATATGGAAGCGGCACAAAAGGTACAGGACCTATTTATGTCAAAGCATCTGAGAGTTTATACAAATTCGGATATTATTGGCGTGGAAATAGGCGGAGCTGTAAAAAACATAATTGCCTTAGCAGCTGGAGTGTCCGATGGTATTGGTTACGGCGACAATGCAAAGGCAGCCCTTATGACCAGAGGAATGCATGAGATTATACGAATAGGAACCAAACTTGGGGGGCTCAGAACAACCTTCTCCGGCCTTACCGGCATGGGAGACCTAATAGTAACTTGTACTAGTATGCACAGCAGAAACCGTAGGGCAGGTATACTCATTGGTAAAGGCTATACCACAGATGAAGCTATCAAGGAAGTTGGCATGGTGGTAGAAGGAATAACCGCCTGCAAGGCCTTTTATACCCTTAAAGAGAAGGAAGGGGTAGATATGCCTATAACCGATGTACTCTATAGAATTCTGTTTATGGGCTTAAATCCAAAGGAAGCAGTACATGCATTGATGACCAGAGACAAAAAAGATGAAATATACATAGACTAAAAAAATTACGAAAAACTGTCTTAAAATAAATTAAGGCAGTTTTGTTTTTTGTCATAAATGACTTTAGCTATTAATATATATATATCGTAATAACTATAATTGGGAGGGTATATTTTGGAAAACTTTGATATATACAAGGATATAGCAGAGCGTACACAAGGCGATATCTATGTAGGAGTAGTAGGTCCTGTAAGAACAGGTAAGTCAACATTCATCAAAAAGTTCATGGATATGATGGTAATCCCAAATATCGATAATACCTACAAGAAGCAAAGAGCAAAGGACGAACTTCCTCAGAGTTCTTCTGGAAAAACAATTCACACTACAGAACCAAAGTTTGTTCCAAATGAAGCTGTAGAAATCAGCTTAGCAGAAGGAATTAAGTTCAAAGTGAGAATGGTGGACTGTGTTGGTTATATTGTAAAAGGCGCAGCAGGCTACATAGAAGGTAATCAACCTAAAATGGTAACTACTCCTTGGTATGACTACGAAATACCTTTCGAAGAGGCAGCAGAGCTTGGTACAAAGAAGGTTATAAACGAACATTCCACTATCGGTCTATTGGTAACCACTGATGGATCTATCACTGACATATCCAGAGAAGAATATTTAGAGGCAGAAGAAAGAGTTGTAGCTGAATTAAAAGCTATAAATAAGCCCTTCATCATCATATTAAATTCCGCAAGAACCGGTGATCCTGAAACCATTCAGCTAAAGGCTGAGCTTGAAAGAAAGTACAATGTT is from Clostridium thermarum and encodes:
- the sigE gene encoding RNA polymerase sporulation sigma factor SigE, producing the protein MMGLLSFFSKLVLKIKFLYKRLYYIGGNDALPPPLSKEEEDSLVIKLVEGDESVRSVLIERNLRLVVYIARKFENTGVGVEDLISVGTIGLIKAVNTFDPEKKIKLATYASRCIENEILMYLRRNSKVKAEISFYEPLNIDWDGNELLLSDILGTENDIVYNLIEDEIDKQLLVLAMKRLNEREKEIVSLRFGLNGSGEKTQKEVADMLGISQSYISRLEKRIIKRLKKEINKMI
- the sigG gene encoding RNA polymerase sporulation sigma factor SigG, translating into MMINKVEICGVNTSKLPVLKEPEMRALLEEMKKGNSEAREKFIKGNLRLVLSVIQRFNNRGENVDDLFQVGCIGLMKAIDNFDLSQNVRFSTYAVPMIIGEIRRYLRDNNSIRVSRSLRDIAYRALQVRDKMVNDNNKEPTISEIAKELKVPREEVVFALDAIQDPVSLFEPIYHDGGDAIYVMDQISDNKNMDESWLENISIKEAMKKLNDREKLILTLRFFDGRTQMEVADEIGISQAQVSRLEKTALRHMRKYV
- a CDS encoding YlmC/YmxH family sporulation protein, whose amino-acid sequence is MYSINNLRVMEVIDINTGAKIGYIKDIKIDCDEYRIESLLLPMQKSSWFGKQNMLEIPWSKVKKVGIDVILVDADSTAGAE
- the nrdR gene encoding transcriptional regulator NrdR, which gives rise to MKCPYCGFEESKVVDSRSTEDNMSIRRRRECLSCAKRYTTYEKIEDLPILVIKKDQRRDYFDKSKIINGLIKACEKRPVSRAQIESIAEDVEKRISNQMLTEVKSEYIGEVIMENLKNIDEIAYVRFASVYRQFKDVNTFIEEIKKLMSTK
- the pgeF gene encoding peptidoglycan editing factor PgeF, yielding MKIDYMDGFQYIKFVQGKANIIFFTAYNDADFNMISDNFTNNINKVQEMFGLRDVGYSKQVHGDVINIYDGSVKCGDAILTKEKRVAIGVFTADCVPVIIYDAARDLCAAVHSGWKGTYSQISYSTINKMMQEFGSKAEDISVYIGPHMRCCCYEVGQELMDKFTSDDLYKSDEIVVDRRLNLAKCIELQCIKSGVSKDKIYDVNLCTGCSERTSGIKLHSFRTRKDQSGRLFSLVYMEE
- a CDS encoding response regulator transcription factor; the protein is MPEEKILVVDDEANILELIRFNLENNGYKVLTAQNGAEALKIAKTEQPSLMLLDLMLPGMDGYDVCKEIRRDKQMSQIPIIMITAKGEEIDKILGLELGADDYITKPFSIRELMARVKAVLRRTSVQPNDDSYKFGNITVDFQKHEILKKGEKLELTLKEFELLEILIKNKGHVMTRDFLLDKIWGYEYIGETRTVDVHIRHLRQKIEEDDKNPVYIETIRGIGYRFNFGD
- the pnpS gene encoding two-component system histidine kinase PnpS, giving the protein MKKKLMFFILSTIVFCLALTIALYVLISNYEYTEIKKKELALNNEIISKIIKEYKIDISSGKLPFSSELEKYDYRLTIIDKDGHVIYETQKTSESMEKHNESSEVTEARAKGLGISIRYSSSLRKNMIYVATRLDGNIIIRSSKPIETLSAINTKYLKYYIILIIVILAMTLAISSRLSYIIIKPIKDLQYITGRVAKGELEKRVVVTSKDEIGQLGKTFNYMASRLQDTLKDLVDKQNKLEAILKSMDSGVIAIDRNNRIMMINPYAKKIFGIDKDIIGKKLVDHIKDLVIDELLHGADGSQREIRVSYPHEKILRIRTAELVNNSEHMGTVAVVQDITEIKRLEHMRSDFVANVSHELKTPLTSIKGFAETLKYVEDKATKEKFLDIINDEAERLTRLINDILTLSDLENHIEERKELIDVKETIMQVYNLMKQTAEDKTINLEFDLQQGCRILGSTDKFKQMMINLVDNAIKYSETGDNVEIGCAQEEEHCVIWVKDNGVGIPKDHIPRIFERFYRVDKARSRAKGGTGLGLAIVKHIVIGLKGTIDVESELGQGSKFTIKIPVV